A part of Spirochaetota bacterium genomic DNA contains:
- a CDS encoding bacteriohemerythrin: MALIDWSDGLSVGVTEFDNHHKKLIEIVNRLHDAMRSGKASDVIAGVLTELINYTKTHFAAEEARMEEHGFGGRAAHIEEHRALVAKVLDFESKFRAKTILLSVDILNFLRDWLATHIMKTDKQYGPFFNGKGIR; the protein is encoded by the coding sequence ATGGCATTGATAGACTGGAGCGATGGACTTTCCGTCGGCGTGACCGAATTCGACAACCACCACAAGAAGCTTATAGAGATAGTAAATCGCCTGCACGATGCGATGCGCTCGGGCAAAGCGTCCGATGTCATCGCAGGCGTGCTCACCGAGCTCATCAATTACACGAAAACACATTTCGCCGCCGAGGAAGCCCGCATGGAAGAGCACGGCTTCGGCGGACGTGCCGCACACATCGAGGAACACCGCGCACTTGTCGCCAAAGTACTCGATTTCGAATCGAAATTCCGGGCAAAGACGATACTCCTCTCGGTCGATATACTCAATTTCCTCCGCGACTGGCTCGCCACGCATATCATGAAGACCGATAAGCAGTACGGCCCGTTCTTCAACGGCAAGGGAATACGCTGA
- the ligA gene encoding NAD-dependent DNA ligase LigA, translating to MKESEAKERIAELSRLIAHYNKLYYIDDNPSIEDAEYDALMRELGSLEKEHPSLAKADSPTRTVGTAAASRFEKFKHPYPMFSLSNVMNEDEFLEFHRRMQKDTGALSITYTIEEKFDGLAVELIYHGGKFATGSTRGDGHEGELITANIMTISNVPKTIAEKKELIVRGEVLLTKAEFERINREREEADEPLFANPRNAAAGSLRVLDANITKGRKLRFFAYQVANYREVSLTGEAATMDYLKKLGFEISDRIRTVDSPEAVLAMYRDFEAKRRELAYEIDGLVIKVDDHALQEKLGVVSRSPRYAVAFKFKPVEAMSVIEEIVIQVGRTGALTPVAKIRPVPVGGVIVSSVTLHNPDEIKAKDIRVSDTVAVVRAGDVIPKILRVDIAQRRSGTEPYHFPDRCPVCNGETAVTEGEVIVRCINDACPAKILKTIEHFVSKDCMNIEGLGKEFAAELVTKGLVKDFADIYRLTGDDLFTFERMGDKLRDKLLTAIEKSKRTTLSRFICALGIRHVGEETAALLAKRYKSIDAVMTLTHDDLISMDSIGEEGATSIVSYFSDRNNRALIKGMLSLGVTPSHEEIIAVESPLTGKNVVITGSIEGYTRSQAKEAAERMGANVQSAVSKTTDILIAGEAAGSKLKKAAELGTKIIDAPEFVAIIKKHM from the coding sequence ATGAAGGAATCGGAAGCAAAAGAACGCATCGCAGAGCTCTCCCGCCTTATCGCTCATTATAATAAGCTCTATTACATCGACGACAATCCTTCCATAGAAGATGCCGAATACGATGCGCTCATGCGCGAGCTCGGGTCGCTCGAGAAAGAACACCCGTCGCTCGCAAAGGCGGATTCGCCGACACGCACTGTCGGGACAGCGGCAGCATCGCGTTTCGAGAAGTTCAAACACCCCTATCCGATGTTCTCGCTTTCCAACGTCATGAACGAGGATGAATTCCTCGAATTCCATCGGCGCATGCAGAAGGACACCGGGGCATTATCGATCACCTATACCATTGAAGAAAAATTCGACGGGCTTGCTGTGGAGCTCATCTACCACGGCGGAAAATTTGCTACAGGATCGACACGAGGCGACGGTCACGAGGGCGAATTGATAACCGCGAATATCATGACGATATCCAATGTGCCGAAGACCATTGCAGAAAAAAAAGAGCTTATCGTGCGCGGGGAAGTGCTCCTTACCAAGGCGGAATTCGAACGCATCAACCGCGAGCGCGAGGAGGCCGATGAACCGCTCTTCGCCAATCCGCGCAATGCGGCCGCCGGATCGCTCCGGGTGCTCGATGCGAACATCACGAAAGGACGAAAGCTCCGCTTCTTCGCATATCAGGTAGCCAATTACCGGGAAGTCTCGCTCACGGGCGAAGCGGCAACGATGGACTATCTCAAAAAGCTCGGCTTCGAGATATCGGACCGTATCAGGACGGTCGATTCCCCCGAGGCGGTGCTCGCAATGTACCGCGATTTCGAGGCGAAACGCCGTGAGCTCGCATACGAGATAGACGGCCTCGTCATAAAGGTCGATGATCACGCGCTCCAGGAAAAGCTCGGCGTCGTCTCGCGTTCGCCGCGCTACGCCGTCGCGTTCAAATTCAAACCCGTGGAAGCGATGTCTGTCATCGAGGAGATAGTCATACAGGTCGGGCGCACGGGTGCGCTCACGCCGGTCGCGAAGATACGCCCGGTGCCTGTCGGCGGCGTCATCGTTTCGAGCGTGACGCTCCACAATCCCGATGAGATAAAGGCGAAGGACATCCGCGTGTCCGACACCGTCGCTGTCGTACGTGCCGGTGATGTGATCCCGAAGATTCTGCGCGTGGACATCGCTCAGCGCAGAAGCGGTACCGAGCCGTATCACTTCCCCGACCGCTGCCCCGTCTGCAACGGAGAGACCGCTGTCACCGAGGGCGAGGTGATAGTCCGCTGCATCAACGACGCATGCCCGGCGAAAATACTCAAGACGATTGAACATTTCGTATCGAAGGACTGCATGAACATCGAGGGGCTGGGAAAGGAATTCGCCGCCGAGCTCGTGACAAAGGGCCTCGTGAAGGATTTCGCCGATATCTATCGGCTCACCGGCGATGACCTTTTCACCTTCGAGCGCATGGGCGATAAGCTCAGGGACAAACTTCTTACCGCCATCGAGAAGAGCAAGCGGACGACGCTTTCGCGTTTCATCTGCGCGCTCGGCATTCGTCATGTCGGCGAAGAAACGGCGGCACTCCTCGCCAAGCGATATAAGTCCATCGATGCGGTGATGACGCTCACCCATGATGACCTTATCTCCATGGATTCCATCGGCGAAGAGGGCGCGACGAGCATCGTGTCGTATTTCAGTGACAGGAACAATCGCGCACTGATAAAGGGCATGCTCTCGCTCGGCGTGACGCCTTCGCATGAGGAGATCATCGCCGTAGAATCGCCGCTCACGGGAAAGAACGTCGTCATCACCGGCAGCATCGAAGGATATACGCGCTCACAGGCAAAGGAAGCCGCCGAGCGTATGGGCGCGAACGTTCAGTCGGCGGTATCAAAGACGACGGACATACTCATCGCGGGAGAGGCCGCCGGGAGCA